Genomic DNA from Acuticoccus sp. MNP-M23:
CGCCTACGTCCACGCCATGTACCTGGACGACGGGCCTCCCATCCTCGGCGGCCGCGAACTCTGGGGCTTTCCGAAAAAGCTCGCTCAGCCCGCGCTGTCGGTGAACAAGGAGACGCTGGTCGGCACGCTTGAATTTTCGGGTGTGCGCTGCGCCACCGGCACCATGGGCTACAAGCACAAGGACCTTGTGGAGGCCGACGTGATGAAGAGCCTCACCGCGCCCAACTACCTCCTGAAAATCATTCCGCACGTGGACGGTTCGGCCCGCGTCTGCGAGCTGGTCAAATACCACATGACCGACATCACCTATAAAGGCGCGTGGTCCGGCCCGGCGGCGCTGGACCTCATCCCCCACGCGCTGGCGCCGGTGTCCGCACTGCCGGTGCGCGAGATCATCGGCGCGAAGCATATCCTGTGCGATCTGACACTGGGGCTCGGCGAGGTGGTGAAGGACTACCTCGCCTGAACCGTCAGACCGGCCCGTCGACGATGATGACGGGCATCCCGCGCGAGCAGTGCTCGATGCGGGCATCCACGCGCCACACGTCGCGCAGCAGTTCGGCGGTGACGATTTCGCGCGTGGGGCCGCAGGCGAGCAGGCGGCCGTTCGCAACCACCATCGCGGTTTCGCAGTAGCGCAGCGCATGGTTGAGGTCGTGCAGCGCAATCAGCACGGCCATGCCGCGGCGGGCGGCAATGTCCTTCATGAAGGACAGGACCTCGATCTGGCGGTTGAGGTCGAGCGCGGAGGTGGGCTCGTCCATCAGAAGCACGCGCGGGTCGCGCACCAGCGCCTGCGCCACCGCCACCAGCTGGCGCTGCCCGCCGGAGAGGGCGCCGAGGTTGCGGAACGCGAGGTCCTCGATCTTGAGCGCCGCCAGAAGGTCGTCGATCCGCGCAAGCTCGGTGTCGGCGACACGCCAGCCCGCACCCTGCTTGGCCGCAAGCAGGATCGATTCGTACACCGTCAGCACCGCATTGGCGCCGGTGTCCTGCGGCATGTAGGCGACGCGGCCTTCCGCCTCGGCGGAGAGGTGGACGACGCCCGGCCCCTTCACCAGCCCCGCAACGCGGCGGAAGAGGCTCGACTTGCCGGCAGCGTTGGGGCCGATCACGGCCGTCAGCGTTCCGCCGGTGAGGGGAGGGGTGGTGACACCGTCGACGACCGGGGTACGGCCATAGCGTGCACCGATGTTTTCGAGTGTGAGGCTCACCATGCGCGGCGCTGTATCGTGAAGATGAGGGAAATGAAGAACGGCACGCCCACCAGCGCGGTGATCACCCCGATGGGCAGGATCGCGCCCGGAATGAGCGATTTGGACACCACCGAGGTCGCCGAC
This window encodes:
- a CDS encoding acetoacetate decarboxylase — protein: MSADDIRRNAFAMPFTSPAYPVGPYRFVNREFMIITYRTDREALEKVVPEPLEIADPVVSFEWIKMPDSNGFGAYTEAGQVIPVTLDGKPGAYVHAMYLDDGPPILGGRELWGFPKKLAQPALSVNKETLVGTLEFSGVRCATGTMGYKHKDLVEADVMKSLTAPNYLLKIIPHVDGSARVCELVKYHMTDITYKGAWSGPAALDLIPHALAPVSALPVREIIGAKHILCDLTLGLGEVVKDYLA
- a CDS encoding ABC transporter ATP-binding protein encodes the protein MVSLTLENIGARYGRTPVVDGVTTPPLTGGTLTAVIGPNAAGKSSLFRRVAGLVKGPGVVHLSAEAEGRVAYMPQDTGANAVLTVYESILLAAKQGAGWRVADTELARIDDLLAALKIEDLAFRNLGALSGGQRQLVAVAQALVRDPRVLLMDEPTSALDLNRQIEVLSFMKDIAARRGMAVLIALHDLNHALRYCETAMVVANGRLLACGPTREIVTAELLRDVWRVDARIEHCSRGMPVIIVDGPV